The Streptomyces seoulensis genome contains a region encoding:
- a CDS encoding bifunctional polysaccharide deacetylase/glycosyltransferase family 2 protein, whose protein sequence is MTPRTARRALPRRRRLPLRPLLAFLVLLATLAMLMLHGYVHNELLADHRVRPEAPSGQVPERITDGGPVIDTRGGRTDSLRVPERRIVLTFDDGPDPTWTPQVLDALKRNHARATFFVTGTMTSRYPELVRRMVAEGHEVGLHTFNHPDLSYQSQRRVDWELSQGQLALAGAAGIRSSLFRPPYSSFASAMDDRSWPVTRYIGGRGYLTVLNDRDSEDWRRPGVEEIIRRATPENGKGAVVLMHDSGGDRSQTVKVIDTLLPRLQSEGYRFQTLTQALNAPSGDTPVTGVGLWTGKAWIAAVGAADGITTVLVAGLAVVGVLVFGRFGLMLLLSAAHARRTRRRDFRWGPEPVTEPATVLVPAYNEAKCIENTVRSLVGGEHPVEVIVVDDGSADGTARIVEGLALPGVRVVRQHNAGKPAALNRGLANASHDLIVMMDGDTVFEPSTVRELVQPFADPRVGAVAGNAKVGNKDTLIGAWQHIEYVMGFNLDRRMYDVLRCMPTIPGAVGAFRRTALERVGGMSDDTLAEDTDITMALHRDGWRVVYAEKARAWTEAPESVQQLWSQRYRWSYGTMQAIWKHRRAVLERGPSGRFGRVGLPLVSLFMVVAPLLAPLIDIFLVYGLVFGPTGKTIASWFAVLAVQAVCAGYAFALDRERLTPLISLPLQQLLYRQLMYVVLLQSWITALTGGRLRWQKLRRKGGVSAPVPAEGALR, encoded by the coding sequence TCACCGACGGCGGCCCCGTCATCGACACCCGGGGCGGCCGCACCGACAGCCTCCGCGTGCCGGAGCGCCGTATCGTCCTCACCTTCGACGACGGCCCCGACCCGACCTGGACGCCCCAGGTCCTCGACGCGCTGAAGCGGAACCACGCGCGGGCCACGTTCTTCGTGACCGGCACGATGACCTCCCGCTACCCGGAGCTGGTCCGGCGCATGGTGGCCGAGGGCCACGAGGTCGGCCTGCACACCTTCAACCACCCCGACCTCTCCTACCAGTCCCAGCGCCGGGTCGACTGGGAGCTGTCCCAGGGGCAGTTGGCCCTCGCGGGCGCGGCGGGCATCCGCAGCTCGCTGTTCCGGCCGCCGTACTCCTCCTTCGCCTCCGCGATGGACGACCGGTCCTGGCCGGTGACCCGGTACATCGGCGGCCGGGGCTATCTCACCGTGCTCAACGACCGGGACAGCGAGGACTGGCGCAGGCCCGGCGTCGAGGAGATCATCCGCCGGGCCACGCCCGAGAACGGCAAGGGCGCGGTCGTCCTCATGCACGACTCCGGCGGCGACCGGAGCCAGACGGTCAAGGTCATCGACACCCTGCTGCCCCGGCTCCAGTCCGAGGGCTACCGCTTCCAGACCCTCACCCAGGCGCTGAACGCGCCGAGCGGCGACACACCCGTCACCGGGGTCGGGCTGTGGACCGGCAAGGCGTGGATCGCGGCTGTCGGGGCGGCGGACGGCATCACCACCGTGCTCGTCGCGGGCCTCGCCGTCGTCGGCGTGCTGGTCTTCGGGCGGTTCGGGCTGATGCTGCTGCTGTCCGCCGCGCACGCCCGCCGCACCCGCCGCCGCGACTTCCGCTGGGGCCCCGAGCCGGTCACCGAACCGGCGACCGTGCTGGTGCCGGCGTACAACGAGGCCAAGTGCATCGAGAACACCGTGCGTTCACTGGTCGGCGGTGAGCACCCGGTGGAGGTCATCGTCGTCGACGACGGCTCCGCCGACGGCACCGCACGCATTGTGGAGGGGCTCGCGCTGCCCGGCGTACGCGTCGTCCGGCAGCACAACGCGGGCAAGCCCGCCGCCCTCAACCGAGGGCTGGCGAACGCCAGTCACGACCTGATCGTGATGATGGACGGCGACACCGTCTTCGAACCGTCCACCGTCCGCGAGCTGGTGCAGCCGTTCGCCGACCCACGCGTCGGCGCCGTCGCGGGCAACGCCAAGGTCGGCAACAAGGACACCCTGATCGGCGCCTGGCAGCACATCGAGTACGTGATGGGCTTCAACCTGGACCGCCGCATGTACGACGTGCTGCGCTGCATGCCGACCATCCCCGGCGCCGTGGGCGCGTTCCGCCGCACCGCGCTGGAACGGGTCGGCGGGATGAGCGACGACACCCTCGCCGAGGACACCGACATCACGATGGCCCTGCACCGCGACGGCTGGCGGGTCGTCTACGCGGAGAAGGCGCGCGCCTGGACCGAGGCCCCGGAGTCCGTGCAGCAGCTCTGGTCCCAGCGCTACCGCTGGTCCTACGGCACCATGCAGGCCATCTGGAAACACCGCCGGGCCGTCCTCGAACGCGGGCCCTCCGGGCGGTTCGGCCGGGTCGGGCTGCCGCTGGTCTCCCTGTTCATGGTGGTCGCCCCGCTGCTGGCCCCGCTGATCGACATCTTCCTGGTCTACGGCCTGGTCTTCGGCCCGACAGGCAAGACGATCGCGTCCTGGTTCGCCGTCCTGGCCGTCCAGGCGGTCTGCGCGGGCTATGCCTTCGCACTGGACCGGGAGCGGCTCACCCCGCTGATCTCCCTGCCCCTCCAGCAACTCCTGTACCGCCAGCTCATGTACGTCGTGCTGCTCCAGTCCTGGATCACGGCACTCACCGGCGGCCGGCTGCGCTGGCAGAAGCTGCGCCGCAAGGGCGGGGTGTCGGCCCCGGTCCCGGCCGAAGGAGCACTGCGATGA
- a CDS encoding acyltransferase family protein: MTTSHELTTPTPELVPEPVQRRAPVRDRYFDLLRALALFRVVFYHLMGWAWLPVVFPSMGVMFALAGSLMARSLKRPALGVVRGRLRRLLPPLWLLGALGVSGMVLQGWRPGAEGHPGWWFAHLGFWILPLSDPPYAGTLPGVHGVLGPDWAAELAGPLWYIRAYLWFVLLSPVLLRALKAIPWITVLSPIALAAAFEFGHLQLPGERVPSALTDFSTFGACWILGMAHQQGVLRRIPRYVVPSAAPLVAGAGLWYALTHGFRQGHDLDDIPFAQSLWSLATVLLLLHISPVWTEWPRLLRPFDRLITLLNSRAVTIYIWHNLCILVASTLWDQLWRYDVLDERCPWLLESPWPVLALTWTLICACVVTFGWAEDLAARRNPRLWPDGRARRDSRHRAV; encoded by the coding sequence ATGACGACGTCACACGAACTGACGACACCGACGCCGGAGTTGGTGCCGGAGCCCGTACAGCGGCGGGCCCCGGTCCGGGACCGCTACTTCGACCTGCTCCGCGCCCTCGCCCTCTTCCGCGTCGTCTTCTACCACCTGATGGGCTGGGCCTGGCTGCCCGTGGTCTTCCCGTCCATGGGCGTGATGTTCGCCCTCGCCGGCAGCCTGATGGCCCGCTCGCTGAAGCGGCCCGCCCTGGGCGTCGTACGCGGCAGGCTCCGCCGTCTGCTGCCCCCGCTGTGGCTGCTCGGCGCGCTCGGGGTGTCCGGCATGGTGCTCCAGGGCTGGCGCCCCGGCGCCGAGGGGCATCCCGGCTGGTGGTTCGCCCACCTCGGCTTCTGGATACTCCCGCTGAGCGACCCGCCGTACGCGGGCACGCTGCCCGGCGTCCACGGGGTGCTCGGCCCGGACTGGGCGGCCGAGCTGGCCGGACCGCTCTGGTACATCCGCGCCTACCTGTGGTTCGTGCTGCTCTCCCCGGTCCTGCTGAGGGCGCTGAAGGCGATCCCGTGGATCACCGTGCTGTCACCGATCGCGCTGGCCGCCGCCTTCGAGTTCGGCCACCTCCAGCTCCCCGGCGAGCGCGTCCCGTCGGCGCTGACGGACTTCAGCACCTTCGGCGCCTGCTGGATCCTCGGCATGGCACACCAGCAGGGCGTACTGCGCCGCATCCCGCGCTACGTCGTGCCCTCCGCCGCCCCGCTCGTCGCCGGGGCGGGCCTCTGGTACGCGCTCACGCACGGCTTCCGGCAGGGGCACGACCTGGACGACATCCCGTTCGCCCAGTCCCTGTGGTCCCTGGCCACCGTGCTGCTCCTGCTGCACATCAGCCCGGTCTGGACCGAGTGGCCCCGCCTGCTGCGCCCCTTCGACCGCCTGATCACCCTGCTCAACTCCCGAGCGGTGACGATCTACATCTGGCACAACCTCTGCATCCTCGTCGCCTCCACCCTCTGGGACCAGCTCTGGCGCTACGACGTCCTCGACGAACGCTGCCCCTGGCTCCTGGAGAGCCCCTGGCCCGTCCTCGCCCTCACCTGGACTCTGATCTGCGCCTGCGTCGTCACCTTCGGCTGGGCGGAGGACCTGGCGGCCAGGAGGAATCCGCGGCTGTGGCCGGACGGGCGCGCACGGCGGGACAGCCGCCACCGGGCCGTCTGA
- a CDS encoding CGNR zinc finger domain-containing protein, with product MGPGTPRFDAGRSCLDLLATAHPAERIGTAAELAGWIAGAGLVPVGAPLQGVDGCWVAGFRELRLHIDRLVRARTCTPLDSLDRINRAAEAAAPPAIHAVPGEKGRLKRELAEPPRCAALLSLLARDTVDLLTDPLARAAVRECEADGCSLLYLDTSRGRRRRWCSSEVCGNRERVARHRRRVALARS from the coding sequence ATGGGACCGGGTACGCCACGATTCGACGCCGGGCGGTCCTGCCTGGACCTGCTGGCCACCGCGCATCCGGCGGAACGGATCGGTACGGCCGCGGAGTTGGCGGGGTGGATCGCCGGAGCCGGGCTGGTGCCCGTCGGAGCGCCGCTCCAGGGGGTCGACGGGTGCTGGGTCGCCGGGTTCCGGGAACTGCGGCTGCACATCGATCGGTTGGTCAGAGCGCGTACCTGCACCCCTCTCGACTCGCTCGACCGGATCAACCGCGCGGCCGAAGCGGCCGCACCCCCGGCCATCCATGCCGTACCCGGTGAAAAGGGGCGCTTGAAGCGGGAGTTGGCCGAGCCGCCGCGATGCGCCGCCCTCCTCTCCCTCCTCGCCCGCGACACCGTCGACCTCCTCACCGACCCCCTGGCGCGGGCCGCCGTGCGCGAATGCGAGGCGGACGGCTGCTCGTTGCTGTACCTCGACACCTCCCGGGGGCGCCGGAGGCGGTGGTGCTCCAGCGAGGTGTGCGGGAACCGGGAGCGGGTCGCGCGGCACCGCAGGCGGGTCGCGCTCGCGCGGTCCTGA
- a CDS encoding sigma-70 family RNA polymerase sigma factor, producing MGVRKDAAVANERGSRARHRMSSQPSQSSEPDEELMRALYREHAGPLLAYVLRLVAGDRQRAEDVVQETLIRAWKNAGQLNRATGSVRPWLVTVARRIVIDGHRSRQARPQEVDPSPLEVIPAEDEIDKALWLMTLTDALDDLTPAHREVLVETYFKGRTVNEAAQTLGIPSGTVRSRVFYALRSMKLALEERGVTA from the coding sequence GTGGGCGTGCGCAAGGATGCGGCCGTGGCCAATGAACGTGGATCGAGGGCCCGACATCGCATGTCCTCGCAGCCCTCACAGTCGTCGGAACCCGACGAGGAGTTGATGCGTGCCCTGTACCGGGAGCACGCCGGACCACTCCTCGCCTATGTCCTCCGGTTGGTCGCCGGTGACCGGCAGCGTGCCGAGGACGTCGTACAGGAAACCCTCATCCGTGCCTGGAAGAACGCCGGCCAGCTCAATCGGGCGACCGGTTCGGTACGCCCCTGGCTGGTGACGGTCGCCCGGCGCATCGTCATCGACGGCCACCGCAGCCGGCAGGCCCGGCCGCAGGAGGTCGATCCGTCGCCGCTGGAGGTCATCCCCGCGGAGGACGAGATCGACAAGGCGCTGTGGCTGATGACGCTGACGGACGCGCTCGACGACCTGACCCCGGCCCACCGGGAGGTCCTCGTCGAGACCTACTTCAAGGGGCGTACGGTCAACGAGGCGGCACAGACCCTCGGGATACCCAGCGGCACGGTGCGCTCACGGGTGTTCTACGCCCTGCGGTCGATGAAGCTGGCGCTGGAGGAGCGGGGGGTGACGGCGTGA
- a CDS encoding anti-sigma factor family protein — MGVYGGMRGFGAGGTGMSGPMQGSPVPNEHETVGAYALGILDDTEATAFETHLAGCEWCAQQLDELAGMEPMLAALADLPGTGSTPVIGESLSARPTPRLVERLVDEVSERRASKRRRGFYLVAAAAALIIGGPVAVMSVSGGGTSQTATPLAASAKDHFDQLPDKVTGTDAGTGVSATVAMQGKTWGTDAVLRLGGVKGELKCSLIAVGKNGERQTLGSWSVPADGYGIPDAKTEQARNPLFIGGGTALQPNEIDHFDVMTLDGKKLVQVDA; from the coding sequence ATGGGTGTGTACGGAGGAATGCGAGGATTCGGCGCGGGCGGTACGGGTATGTCTGGCCCCATGCAGGGATCTCCGGTGCCGAACGAGCATGAGACGGTCGGCGCCTACGCCCTCGGGATCCTCGACGACACCGAGGCGACCGCGTTCGAGACCCATCTCGCCGGCTGCGAGTGGTGCGCCCAGCAACTGGACGAACTCGCGGGGATGGAGCCCATGCTGGCCGCCCTCGCGGACCTGCCCGGCACCGGCAGCACCCCTGTCATCGGCGAGTCGCTGTCCGCGCGTCCGACCCCGAGGCTGGTCGAGAGGCTGGTCGACGAGGTCTCCGAGCGGCGCGCGAGCAAGCGGCGCCGCGGCTTCTACCTGGTCGCGGCCGCGGCCGCGCTGATCATCGGCGGCCCGGTGGCCGTGATGTCGGTGAGCGGCGGTGGCACGAGTCAGACGGCGACCCCGCTGGCCGCCTCCGCCAAGGACCACTTCGACCAGTTGCCCGACAAGGTCACCGGCACGGACGCCGGCACCGGTGTCTCCGCGACCGTCGCCATGCAGGGCAAGACCTGGGGCACCGACGCCGTGCTGCGCTTGGGCGGCGTCAAGGGCGAGCTGAAGTGCTCCCTGATCGCGGTCGGCAAGAACGGCGAGCGGCAGACGCTCGGCTCCTGGAGCGTGCCCGCGGACGGCTACGGCATCCCGGACGCCAAGACCGAGCAGGCCCGCAACCCGCTGTTCATCGGGGGCGGCACCGCGCTCCAGCCGAACGAGATCGACCACTTCGACGTGATGACCCTCGACGGGAAGAAGCTCGTCCAAGTGGACGCCTAG
- a CDS encoding HelD family protein has product MAAQVQHPADLSVHDAHDSVRDREISVEQEHLDRVYRRLEEKIHEAEFLMHDAAQRGHVGTPGALAERDAQVFRAGIHLNRLNNEFEDFLFGRVDLLQGKDGKKGPDGAYTAVEPAEGAVRPDSTADIAETLHIGRIGVLDEDYSPLVIDWRAPAAAPFYRSTPVDPGRVVRRRVIRSKGRRVLGVEDDLMRPELKATLDGEELPVIGDGALMAALGQARGHTMRDIVSSIQAEQDQVIRAPAASVTYVEGGPGTGKTAVALHRAAYLLYQDRRRYAGGILIVSPTPLLVAYTEGVLPSLGEEGQVAIRAIGSLVDGVEATLHDSPAVARAKGSYRMLKVLRRAARGALELGVGDGTPPDRLRVVAFGRRLELEAEELENVRRTALGGTAPVNLLRPRARKLLLDALWAKSGASGRHTDPELAAELRASFDDDVADEDSFIAFLDAWWPELTPKGVLAAMADEKRLGRWARRVLNPGEVRKVARALKRDGCSVHDIAMLDELQAILGAPARPRKKRELDPLDHLTGLEELMPVREETQRERAERLAQERTEYAHVIVDEAQDLTPMQWRMVGRRGRHATWTVVGDPAQSSWSDPDEAAGARDEALGSRPRRRFELTVNYRNPAEIAELAAKVLALAMPGSESPRAVRSTGVQPRFQVVGDSLADTVRAEAERLLGMVDGTVGVVVAMNRREEARRWLAGLGDRVVALGSLEAKGLEYDATVVVSPAEIADESPAGLRVLYVALTRATQQLTVVSGDRDEPDAAGVPDLLRD; this is encoded by the coding sequence GTGGCCGCTCAGGTTCAGCATCCCGCGGATCTCTCGGTACACGACGCACACGACTCCGTCCGTGACCGAGAGATCAGCGTCGAACAGGAACATCTGGACCGGGTGTACCGGCGGCTCGAGGAGAAGATCCACGAGGCCGAGTTCCTGATGCACGACGCGGCCCAGCGCGGCCATGTGGGTACACCGGGCGCGCTCGCCGAACGGGACGCCCAGGTCTTCCGGGCCGGTATCCATCTCAACCGGCTCAACAACGAGTTCGAGGACTTCCTCTTCGGCCGCGTCGACCTGCTCCAGGGCAAGGACGGCAAGAAGGGCCCCGACGGCGCGTACACCGCCGTCGAGCCCGCCGAGGGCGCCGTGCGCCCCGACAGCACCGCCGACATCGCCGAGACCCTGCACATCGGCCGGATCGGCGTCCTCGACGAGGACTACTCCCCGCTGGTCATCGACTGGCGGGCGCCGGCCGCCGCGCCGTTCTACCGCTCCACCCCCGTCGACCCCGGCCGGGTCGTGCGGCGGCGGGTCATCCGCTCCAAGGGCCGCCGCGTCCTCGGCGTCGAGGACGACCTGATGCGCCCCGAGCTGAAGGCCACCCTGGACGGCGAGGAACTGCCCGTCATCGGCGACGGCGCGCTGATGGCCGCCCTCGGCCAGGCCCGCGGGCACACGATGCGGGACATCGTCTCCTCGATCCAGGCCGAGCAGGACCAGGTCATCCGCGCCCCCGCCGCCTCCGTCACCTACGTCGAGGGCGGCCCCGGCACCGGCAAGACCGCCGTCGCCCTGCACCGCGCGGCCTATCTGCTCTACCAGGACCGCAGACGCTACGCGGGCGGCATCCTGATCGTCTCGCCGACCCCGCTGCTGGTGGCCTACACCGAGGGCGTGCTGCCCTCCCTCGGCGAGGAGGGCCAGGTCGCCATCCGCGCGATCGGCTCCCTGGTCGACGGTGTCGAGGCCACGCTCCACGACTCCCCGGCCGTGGCCCGCGCCAAGGGCTCGTACCGGATGCTGAAGGTGCTGCGCCGGGCCGCGCGCGGCGCCCTCGAACTCGGCGTCGGGGACGGCACCCCGCCGGACCGGCTCCGGGTCGTCGCCTTCGGGCGGCGCCTCGAACTGGAGGCCGAGGAACTGGAGAACGTCCGGCGCACCGCGCTCGGCGGCACCGCCCCGGTCAACCTGCTCCGCCCGCGCGCCCGCAAACTGCTGCTGGACGCCCTGTGGGCGAAGTCCGGCGCCTCCGGCCGGCACACCGACCCCGAGCTGGCCGCCGAGCTGCGCGCCTCCTTCGACGACGACGTGGCCGACGAGGACTCGTTCATCGCCTTCCTCGACGCCTGGTGGCCCGAGCTGACCCCCAAGGGCGTCCTCGCTGCCATGGCCGACGAGAAGCGGCTCGGCCGCTGGGCCCGCCGCGTCCTCAACCCCGGCGAGGTCCGCAAGGTCGCCCGCGCGCTGAAGCGGGACGGCTGCTCGGTGCACGACATCGCCATGCTGGACGAGCTCCAGGCGATCCTGGGCGCCCCCGCCCGCCCCCGCAAGAAGCGCGAACTCGACCCGCTGGACCACCTCACCGGCCTGGAGGAGCTGATGCCGGTCCGCGAGGAGACCCAGCGCGAGCGGGCCGAGCGCCTGGCCCAGGAGCGCACCGAGTACGCGCACGTCATCGTCGACGAGGCGCAGGACCTCACGCCGATGCAGTGGCGGATGGTCGGGCGCCGGGGCCGGCACGCCACCTGGACGGTCGTCGGCGACCCCGCCCAGTCCTCCTGGTCCGACCCCGACGAGGCGGCCGGGGCCCGCGACGAGGCCCTGGGCTCCAGACCCCGGCGCCGCTTCGAGCTGACCGTCAACTACCGCAACCCGGCCGAGATCGCCGAGCTGGCCGCCAAGGTCCTCGCCCTCGCCATGCCCGGCTCCGAGTCCCCCCGCGCCGTCCGCTCCACCGGCGTCCAGCCGCGCTTCCAGGTCGTCGGGGACTCCCTGGCCGACACGGTCCGCGCGGAGGCCGAGCGGCTGCTCGGGATGGTCGACGGCACCGTCGGCGTCGTCGTCGCCATGAACCGGCGCGAGGAGGCCCGCCGCTGGCTCGCCGGGCTCGGCGACCGCGTGGTGGCCCTCGGCAGCCTGGAGGCCAAGGGCCTGGAGTACGACGCGACCGTGGTCGTCTCCCCGGCGGAGATCGCCGACGAGTCCCCGGCCGGCCTGCGTGTGCTCTACGTCGCCCTCACCCGCGCCACCCAGCAGCTCACCGTCGTCTCCGGCGACCGCGACGAGCCGGACGCGGCCGGGGTCCCGGACCTGCTGCGGGACTGA
- a CDS encoding NAD-dependent malic enzyme: MATAPSVSYSMTIRLEVPASGTAVSQLTTAVESSGGSVTGLDVTASGHEKLRIDVTIAASSTAHADEIVEELRGIVGVTLGKVSDRTFLMHLGGKIEMQSKHPIRNRDDLSMIYTPGVARVCMAIAENPEDARRLTIKRNSVAVVTDGSAVLGLGNIGPKAALPVMEGKAALFKRFAGIDAWPLCLDTQDTDAIVEIVKAIAPGFAGINLEDISAPRCFEIEARLREALDIPVFHDDQHGTAIVVLAALTNALRVTGRTMESIRVVMSGAGAAGTAILKLLLAAGVKNAVVADIHGVVHAGREDLVDAPSDSPLRWIADNTNPEALTGTLKEAVRGADVFIGVSAPNVLDGADVAAMADGAIVFALANPDPEVDPAVARQTAAVVATGRSDFPNQINNVLVFPGVFRGLLDAQSRTVNTEMMLAAAQALANVVTEDELNPNYIVPSVFNDKVAGAVAGAVREAAKAAGAAAAAS; the protein is encoded by the coding sequence ATGGCAACGGCGCCCAGCGTCTCCTACTCGATGACCATCCGGTTGGAGGTGCCAGCGAGCGGGACGGCCGTCTCGCAGCTCACCACCGCCGTGGAGTCCTCCGGAGGCTCGGTCACCGGCCTCGACGTCACCGCGTCCGGGCACGAGAAACTCCGCATCGACGTCACCATCGCGGCCAGCTCCACCGCGCACGCCGACGAGATCGTCGAAGAGCTGCGCGGCATCGTGGGCGTCACGCTCGGCAAGGTCTCCGACCGTACGTTCCTGATGCACCTCGGCGGCAAGATCGAGATGCAGTCCAAGCACCCGATCCGCAACCGCGACGACCTCTCCATGATCTACACGCCCGGTGTGGCGCGTGTCTGCATGGCGATCGCGGAGAACCCCGAGGACGCCCGGCGCCTGACCATCAAGCGCAACTCCGTTGCGGTCGTGACGGACGGTTCCGCCGTGCTCGGGCTCGGCAACATCGGCCCCAAGGCCGCGCTCCCGGTCATGGAGGGCAAGGCGGCCCTCTTCAAGCGGTTCGCCGGCATCGACGCCTGGCCGCTGTGCCTGGACACCCAGGACACCGACGCCATCGTGGAGATCGTCAAGGCCATCGCCCCGGGCTTCGCGGGCATCAACCTGGAGGACATCTCCGCGCCGCGCTGCTTCGAGATCGAGGCCCGGCTGCGCGAGGCCCTGGACATCCCCGTCTTCCACGACGACCAGCACGGCACCGCCATCGTCGTCCTGGCCGCGCTGACCAACGCGCTGCGCGTCACCGGCCGCACGATGGAGTCCATCCGGGTCGTCATGTCCGGCGCCGGAGCGGCCGGTACGGCCATCCTGAAGCTGCTGCTGGCCGCGGGCGTGAAGAACGCCGTCGTCGCCGACATCCACGGCGTGGTGCACGCGGGCCGCGAGGACCTGGTGGACGCCCCCTCGGACTCCCCGCTGCGCTGGATCGCGGACAACACCAACCCCGAGGCCCTCACCGGCACCCTCAAGGAGGCCGTGCGCGGCGCGGACGTCTTCATCGGCGTCTCCGCCCCGAACGTCCTGGACGGCGCCGACGTGGCCGCCATGGCGGACGGCGCGATCGTCTTCGCACTGGCGAACCCGGACCCCGAGGTCGACCCCGCCGTGGCCCGGCAGACGGCCGCCGTGGTGGCCACGGGCCGCTCCGACTTCCCCAACCAGATCAACAACGTGCTGGTCTTCCCCGGTGTCTTCCGGGGTCTGCTGGACGCCCAGTCCCGCACCGTCAACACCGAGATGATGCTCGCCGCCGCGCAGGCGCTCGCCAACGTGGTGACCGAGGACGAGCTGAACCCGAACTACATCGTCCCCAGCGTCTTCAACGACAAGGTCGCGGGCGCGGTGGCCGGGGCCGTCCGTGAGGCCGCCAAGGCGGCCGGAGCGGCGGCTGCGGCGTCTTAG
- a CDS encoding HU family DNA-binding protein: MNRSELVAALADRAEVTRKDADAVLAAFAEVVGDIVSKGDEKVTIPGFLTFERTHRAARTARNPQTGEPINIPAGFSVKVSAGSKLKEAAKGK; this comes from the coding sequence ATGAACCGCAGTGAGCTGGTGGCCGCGCTGGCCGACCGCGCCGAGGTGACCCGCAAGGACGCCGACGCCGTGCTGGCCGCGTTCGCCGAGGTCGTCGGCGACATCGTCTCCAAGGGCGACGAGAAGGTCACCATCCCCGGCTTCCTGACCTTCGAGCGCACCCACCGTGCCGCTCGGACCGCGCGCAACCCGCAGACCGGTGAGCCCATCAACATCCCGGCCGGCTTCAGCGTGAAGGTCTCCGCGGGCTCGAAGCTCAAGGAAGCGGCAAAGGGTAAGTAA
- the murA gene encoding UDP-N-acetylglucosamine 1-carboxyvinyltransferase, which translates to MTVNDDVLLVHGGTPLEGEIRVRGAKNLVPKAMVAALLGSAPSRLRNVPDIRDVRVVRGLLQLHGVTVRPGEEPGELILDPTYVESANVADIDAHAGSSRIPILFCGPLLHRLGHAFIPGLGGCDIGGRPIDFHFDVLRQFGATIEKRADGQYLEAPQRLRGTKIDLPYPSVGATEQVLLTAVLAEGVTELSNAAVEPEIEDLICVLQKMGAIIAMDTDRTIRITGVDSLGGYNHRALPDRLEAASWASAALATGGNIYVRGAQQRSMMTFLNTYRKVGGAFEIDDEGIRFWHPGGQLKSIALETDVHPGFQTDWQQPLVVALTQATGLSIVHETVYESRLGFTSALNQMGAHIQLYRECLGGSDCRFGARNFLHSAVVSGPTKLQGADLVIPDLRGGFSYLIAALAAEGTSRVHGIDLINRGYENFMEKLVELGAKVELPGKALG; encoded by the coding sequence ATGACCGTCAACGACGATGTCCTGCTTGTCCACGGCGGAACCCCGCTGGAGGGCGAGATCCGTGTCCGCGGTGCGAAGAACCTCGTGCCGAAGGCCATGGTCGCCGCCCTCCTGGGCAGCGCGCCCAGCCGCCTGCGCAACGTCCCGGACATCCGTGACGTGCGGGTCGTGCGCGGCCTGCTCCAGTTGCACGGCGTGACGGTGCGTCCGGGCGAGGAGCCGGGCGAGCTGATCCTGGACCCGACCTACGTCGAGAGCGCGAACGTCGCCGACATCGACGCCCACGCGGGTTCCAGCCGTATCCCGATCCTGTTCTGCGGCCCGCTGCTGCACCGACTGGGTCACGCCTTCATCCCCGGCCTCGGCGGCTGCGACATCGGCGGCCGTCCGATCGACTTCCACTTCGACGTGCTGCGCCAGTTCGGCGCGACCATCGAGAAGCGTGCGGACGGGCAGTACCTGGAGGCCCCGCAGCGGCTGCGCGGCACGAAGATCGACCTGCCGTACCCGTCGGTGGGCGCGACCGAGCAGGTGCTGCTGACGGCCGTACTGGCCGAGGGCGTCACCGAGCTGTCCAACGCGGCCGTGGAGCCCGAGATCGAGGACCTCATCTGCGTACTGCAGAAGATGGGCGCGATCATCGCCATGGACACCGACCGGACGATCCGCATCACCGGTGTGGACTCGCTGGGCGGCTACAACCACCGCGCCCTCCCGGACCGCCTGGAGGCCGCGTCCTGGGCTTCGGCGGCGCTGGCGACCGGCGGCAACATCTACGTCCGGGGCGCCCAGCAGCGCTCGATGATGACGTTCCTGAACACCTACCGCAAGGTCGGCGGCGCCTTCGAGATCGACGACGAGGGCATCCGCTTCTGGCACCCCGGCGGCCAGCTCAAGTCCATCGCGCTGGAGACGGACGTGCACCCCGGCTTCCAGACCGACTGGCAGCAGCCGCTGGTGGTGGCCCTCACCCAGGCCACGGGCCTGTCCATCGTCCACGAGACGGTCTACGAGTCCCGCCTCGGCTTCACCTCCGCGCTGAACCAGATGGGCGCGCACATCCAGCTCTACCGCGAGTGCCTGGGCGGCTCGGACTGCCGCTTCGGCGCGCGGAACTTCCTGCACTCGGCGGTCGTCTCCGGCCCGACCAAGCTCCAGGGCGCCGACCTGGTCATCCCCGACCTGCGTGGCGGCTTCTCGTACCTGATCGCGGCCCTGGCCGCCGAGGGCACCTCGCGGGTCCACGGCATCGACCTGATCAACCGCGGCTACGAGAACTTCATGGAGAAGCTCGTGGAACTGGGCGCGAAGGTCGAGCTGCCGGGCAAGGCGCTCGGCTAG